The following proteins are encoded in a genomic region of Canis lupus familiaris isolate Mischka breed German Shepherd chromosome 6, alternate assembly UU_Cfam_GSD_1.0, whole genome shotgun sequence:
- the LOC111096466 gene encoding NADH dehydrogenase [ubiquinone] 1 beta subcomplex subunit 1 produces MNVIQIVRDHWVHILVPMGFVLGCYLDRKNDEKLTAFRNKSLLFRRELRPNEEVTWK; encoded by the coding sequence ATGAACGTAATTCAGATTGTTCGTGACCACTGGGTACATATACTTGTGCCTATGGGGTTTGTCCTTGGATGTTATCTAGACAGAAAGAATGATGAAAAGCTAACTGCCTTCCGGAATAAGAGTTTGTTGTTTAGAAGGGAATTGAGACCCAATGAAGAAGTCACCTGGAAGTAA